A stretch of the Lolium perenne isolate Kyuss_39 chromosome 3, Kyuss_2.0, whole genome shotgun sequence genome encodes the following:
- the LOC127343420 gene encoding LEAF RUST 10 DISEASE-RESISTANCEUS RECEPTOR-LIKE PROTEIN KINASE-like 2.1 isoform X1 produces the protein MAHPLRLLVFVFLVVHASPLPLSTYDDSMCSESFRCGAVDIRYPFFLSNATQVTPDYTSNYSCGYTDLKIFCDGEGDAMAPILRLGGDSYTILNISYDKHTFILGDTDVLRGNGCPRVSHDVSFSQDWLNYTDSFDSLAFYFDCYKPGENLPSDLKDHQITCKGFRGLGFSFVFVAGSEERNVSQYYQLAAHCNNSFVVPVHEDPLLGSGQQLMLPAEYGDVLKKGFELEWKQGTEKVCNLCEQSDGRCSYSENKQFLGCLCTGGKVGVQDCNGGGATPASAEPPSRQKKDRIKIYTIAGISSIMLCLLLFAFWLGYKKYGRKKKSKETARIESFLQKNGTIHPKRYTYAQVKRMTSSFAEKLGQGGFGAVYRGSFSDGRQIAVKMLKDYKTDGEDFINEVASISRTSHVNIVTLIGFCLEGSKRALIYDYMPNGSLERYAFKDNSQGGNTLGWEKLFDIAVGIARGLEYLHRGCNTRIVHFDIKPHNILLDQDFCPKISDFGLAKLCLNKESAISIGGARGTIGYIAPEVYSKQFGVVSSKSDVYSYGMMVLEMVGARDKNISANCESSSQYFPQWIYEHLDEYCVSASEINGEITETVRKMIVVGLWCIQLSATDRPTMTRVVEMLEGSTSVLELPPKVLFS, from the exons ATGGCTCACCCACTCCGCCTGCtcgtcttcgtcttcctcgtcgtccATGCCTCCCCTCTTCCGCTCAGCACCTACGACGATTCCATGTGCTCGGAATCGTTCAGGTGCGGCGCCGTTGACATCAGATATCCATTCTTTCTGTCAAACGCAACACAAGTAACCCCAGACTACACATCCAACTACTCTTGCGGCTACACCGACCTGAAGATCTTCTGCGATGGCGAGGGGGACGCCATGGCCCCGATCCTTCGTCTCGGAGGAGACAGCTACACCATCTTGAACATCTCCTACGACAAACATACCTTCATCCTCGGCGACACCGACGTGCTCCGCGGCAACGGCTGCCCCAGAGTCAGCCACGACGTGTCATTCAGCCAAGACTGGCTGAACTACACCGACTCCTTCGACAGCCTAGCCTTCTACTTCGACTGTTACAAGCCAGGCGAGAACCTGCCTTCTGATTTAAAAGATCACCAGATAACCTGCAAAGGGTTCCGTGGACTTGGTTTTTCCTTCGTGTTCGTCGCTGGCTCTGAGGAACGCAACGTTTCTCAATATTACCAATTGGCTGCCCACTGCAACAATAGTTTCGTTGTGCCGGTACATGAAGATCCTCTGCTGGGAAGTGGTCAGCAGCTCATGTTGCCGGCGGAGTACGGTGACGTGCTTAAGAAGGGGTTCGAGTTGGAATGGAAACAGGGCACAGAGAAAGTATGCAACCTGTGCGAGCAATCTGACGGACGGTGCTCCTACAGCGAGAACAAGCAATTCCTTGGTTGCTTGTGCACTGGTGGGAAGGTGGGCGTTCAGGATTGCAACGGCGGCGGCGCCACCCCTGCTTCTGCAGAACCCCCGTCAA GACAGAAGaaggacagaataaaaatat ATACAATAGCAGGCATCTCAAGCATCATGCTTTGTCTGCTTTTGTTTGCATTTTGGTTGGGCTATAAGAAGTACGGACGCAAAAAGAAATCAAAGGAAACAGCAAGAATTGAGTCCTTCCTACAAAAGAATGGAACCATACATCCAAAAAGATACACTTATGCACAAGTGAAAAGAATGACGTCATCTTTTGCTGAAAAGCTAGGTCAAGGTGGATTTGGTGCTGTTTACAGAGGCAGCTTCTCTGATGGCCGTCAGATAGCAGTGAAGATGCTGAAGGACTACAAGACTGATGGGGAGGATTTCATCAATGAGGTGGCTAGCATTAGTAGAACTTCTCATGTTAACATCGTTACTCTCATAGGATTTTGCTTGGAAGGATCCAAAAGGGCACTAATTTATGACTATATGCCTAATGGTTCACTTGAAAGGTATGCTTTCAAAGATAACTCTCAAGGTGGAAATACTTTAGGTTGGGAGAAATTATTTGATATAGCAGTTGGCATTGCTCGAGGACTTGAGTATCTCCACCGAGGATGCAATACTCGGATCGTACATTTTGATATCAAACCCCACAACATTCTGTTGGATCAAGATTTCTGTCCTAAGATCTCTGACTTTGGATTGGCCAAGCTGTGCCTCAATAAGGAAAGTGCTATTTCCATTGGTGGTGCAAGAGGAACAATTGGCTACATTGCCCCTGAGGTTTATTCAAAGCAATTTGGAGTAGTGAGTAGCAAATCTGATGTCTACAGTTATGGAATGATGGTTCTTGAGATGGTTGGGGCAAGGGATAAGAATATTAGTGCAAACTGTGAATCTAGCAGTCAATATTTCCCACAATGGATTTATGAACATTTAGATGAATATTGTGTTAGTGCTTCTGAAATTAATGGTGAGATCACAGAGACTGTAAGGAAGATGATAGTGGTTGGTCTGTGGTGCATACAGTTAAGTGCTACTGACCGTCCAACAATGACTAGAGTCGTCGAGATGCTAGAAGGGAGCACAAGTGTCCTTGAATTGCCACCAAAGGTGCTGTTTAGTTGA
- the LOC127343420 gene encoding LEAF RUST 10 DISEASE-RESISTANCEUS RECEPTOR-LIKE PROTEIN KINASE-like 2.4 isoform X2, giving the protein MPLLLSPHHQLLLLFLLLAAASHGVASGATYDSSMCLSEPFTCGAVSFSYPFYRSSDRKDVDGNENSYCGYPGMGIVCDNDKPMLQLDGVGNYAVKSIDGTRANVSIADPEAVGSCPRVDHNVTFGPGTWLEFPNTTVDYLVFFLSCYFGAGLVKPATLDPITCSEFVSGVPGASFVFPNESVPAAGNWSQACRQVILVPVFKYGPVDPSNSTWRNTGYGDVLRQGFQVSWDNRPVSCTQCEESNGRCAYKQTGEFHGCLCTNGQIGARSCTTYNSTGQKKDRIKIYTIAGISSIMLCLLLFAFWLGYKKYGRKKKSKETARIESFLQKNGTIHPKRYTYAQVKRMTSSFAEKLGQGGFGAVYRGSFSDGRQIAVKMLKDYKTDGEDFINEVASISRTSHVNIVTLIGFCLEGSKRALIYDYMPNGSLERYAFKDNSQGGNTLGWEKLFDIAVGIARGLEYLHRGCNTRIVHFDIKPHNILLDQDFCPKISDFGLAKLCLNKESAISIGGARGTIGYIAPEVYSKQFGVVSSKSDVYSYGMMVLEMVGARDKNISANCESSSQYFPQWIYEHLDEYCVSASEINGEITETVRKMIVVGLWCIQLSATDRPTMTRVVEMLEGSTSVLELPPKVLFS; this is encoded by the exons ATGCCTCTCTTGCTAAGCCCCCACCACCAGCTGCTGCTGCTGTTTCTCCTCTTAGCTGCCGCCTCccatggcgttgcttccggtgcCACCTACGACTCCTCCATGTGCCTGTCTGAACCATTCACCTGCGGAGCCGTGAGCTTCAGCTACCCCTTCTATCGCTCTAGCGACAGAAAAGATGTCGACGGCAACGAGAATTCCTACTGCGGCTATCCGGGCATGGGGATCGTCTGCGACAACGACAAGCCCATGTTGCAGCTCGACGGCGTCGGCAACTACGCAGTGAAGAGCATCGACGGCACGAGGGCAAACGTCTCCATTGCCGATCCGGAGGCCGTCGGCAGCTGCCCAAGAGTCGATCACAACGTGACCTTCGGACCGGGCACATGGCTGGAATTCCCTAACACCACGGTCGACTACCTCGTCTTCTTCCTCAGCTGCTACTTCGGGGCTGGCCTCGTCAAACCGGCTACCCTCGATCCGATCACCTGCTCCGAATTCGTCAGCGGTGTTCCTGGAGCGTCGTTCGTGTTTCCTAACGAGTCAGTTCCAGCTGCCGGGAACTGGTCGCAGGCGTGCCGCCAAGTCATACTAGTTCCTGTGTTCAAATACGGCCCGGTCGACCCAAGTAATAGCACATGGAGAAACACTGGATACGGCGATGTTCTTCGCCAGGGCTTCCAGGTGTCGTGGGACAACAGACCCGTCTCTTGTACGCAGTGCGAGGAATCCAACGGACGGTGCGCCTACAAGCAAACAGGAGAATTCCATGGTTGCTTGTGCACCAACGGCCAAATCGGCGCTAGGAGCTGCACTACCTATAATTCAACTG GACAGAAGaaggacagaataaaaatat ATACAATAGCAGGCATCTCAAGCATCATGCTTTGTCTGCTTTTGTTTGCATTTTGGTTGGGCTATAAGAAGTACGGACGCAAAAAGAAATCAAAGGAAACAGCAAGAATTGAGTCCTTCCTACAAAAGAATGGAACCATACATCCAAAAAGATACACTTATGCACAAGTGAAAAGAATGACGTCATCTTTTGCTGAAAAGCTAGGTCAAGGTGGATTTGGTGCTGTTTACAGAGGCAGCTTCTCTGATGGCCGTCAGATAGCAGTGAAGATGCTGAAGGACTACAAGACTGATGGGGAGGATTTCATCAATGAGGTGGCTAGCATTAGTAGAACTTCTCATGTTAACATCGTTACTCTCATAGGATTTTGCTTGGAAGGATCCAAAAGGGCACTAATTTATGACTATATGCCTAATGGTTCACTTGAAAGGTATGCTTTCAAAGATAACTCTCAAGGTGGAAATACTTTAGGTTGGGAGAAATTATTTGATATAGCAGTTGGCATTGCTCGAGGACTTGAGTATCTCCACCGAGGATGCAATACTCGGATCGTACATTTTGATATCAAACCCCACAACATTCTGTTGGATCAAGATTTCTGTCCTAAGATCTCTGACTTTGGATTGGCCAAGCTGTGCCTCAATAAGGAAAGTGCTATTTCCATTGGTGGTGCAAGAGGAACAATTGGCTACATTGCCCCTGAGGTTTATTCAAAGCAATTTGGAGTAGTGAGTAGCAAATCTGATGTCTACAGTTATGGAATGATGGTTCTTGAGATGGTTGGGGCAAGGGATAAGAATATTAGTGCAAACTGTGAATCTAGCAGTCAATATTTCCCACAATGGATTTATGAACATTTAGATGAATATTGTGTTAGTGCTTCTGAAATTAATGGTGAGATCACAGAGACTGTAAGGAAGATGATAGTGGTTGGTCTGTGGTGCATACAGTTAAGTGCTACTGACCGTCCAACAATGACTAGAGTCGTCGAGATGCTAGAAGGGAGCACAAGTGTCCTTGAATTGCCACCAAAGGTGCTGTTTAGTTGA